The following proteins are co-located in the Dietzia timorensis genome:
- a CDS encoding cell division protein FtsQ/DivIB has product MSDLGRGSAGDRRPGDVEPTLPDDPQARADAAAVRSSSQRVRLSDPAVRAEVRRKKRRNNRIAGAAAIVAVIAVLGYLAVYFLPVLAVRSVEVTGVPDEQQAEVIEQASVSNGTPLLQVDSRNVAQRVSVIPNVSEVRVVRDYPSTLRIEIIEREPAVVVEIDGSPHIFDREGVDYDQSGNVPEGLLRAELSDVSLELAPQAVQDIVEITETLRSATANAGAEQIATSVSSRSPQGYEVTLADGRVIEWGSVEKSAEKAASFAAVMDRPGARWNVSNPAMPVSSE; this is encoded by the coding sequence ATGAGTGACCTCGGTAGGGGCTCGGCAGGCGACCGTAGGCCCGGAGACGTCGAACCCACATTGCCGGACGACCCGCAGGCGCGGGCGGATGCGGCGGCGGTGCGAAGCTCCAGTCAGCGGGTGCGACTGTCTGACCCGGCGGTGCGCGCCGAAGTACGGAGGAAGAAGCGCCGCAACAACCGGATCGCCGGGGCAGCGGCGATCGTCGCCGTCATCGCCGTGCTCGGTTATCTCGCCGTGTACTTCCTCCCGGTTCTCGCGGTGCGCTCGGTGGAGGTCACCGGTGTGCCCGACGAGCAGCAGGCCGAGGTCATCGAGCAGGCGTCGGTGTCGAACGGGACCCCGCTCCTGCAGGTGGACTCCCGCAACGTGGCCCAACGCGTGTCGGTGATTCCGAACGTGTCCGAGGTGCGCGTCGTCCGCGACTATCCCTCCACGCTGCGCATCGAGATCATCGAGCGCGAACCTGCCGTCGTTGTCGAAATCGACGGATCGCCGCACATCTTCGACCGTGAGGGCGTCGACTACGACCAGTCGGGGAACGTCCCCGAGGGGCTACTTCGTGCGGAGCTTTCCGACGTCTCCCTCGAGCTCGCGCCGCAGGCCGTCCAGGACATCGTCGAGATCACCGAGACGCTGCGCTCGGCGACGGCGAACGCCGGTGCGGAGCAGATCGCGACGTCGGTGTCCTCACGTTCGCCCCAGGGATACGAGGTCACCCTCGCCGACGGGCGGGTCATCGAATGGGGTTCGGTGGAGAAATCTGCGGAGAAGGCCGCCTCGTTCGCGGCGGTAATGGATCGACCGGGTGCGCGGTGGAACGTGTCCAACCCCGCAATGCCTGTGTCCTCCGAATAG
- the murG gene encoding undecaprenyldiphospho-muramoylpentapeptide beta-N-acetylglucosaminyltransferase, with translation MSGKGERVNKPETAWVVGGGTAGHIEPALAVGEALRRLRPSVDVRAVGTPRGMESRIVPERGFTLELVDPVPLPRTVNMDLFKLPYRLVKAIAGTRALLRKTRPSVIIGFGGYACVPVYLAMMLTRRRPPIVVHEANASAGLANKLGVRVADAVMAAVPGSGLTGAEVVGNPVRDAITGLDRAGLRAAARSFFGLGESGPVVLVFGGSQGAATLNAAFAGAADDLRRAGVGVIHATGEGKEFELADLSGDTSAGYAQVPYIKRMDFAYAAADLVVCRSGAITVAEVSATGLPAVFVPLPIGNGEQALNAKSLVDSGAALQVADADFDADYLRDTVIPLATDETALGAMTATAMSSDSRSAADKVARTALALMDARD, from the coding sequence ATATCGGGCAAGGGGGAACGGGTGAACAAACCGGAGACGGCATGGGTCGTCGGAGGAGGCACCGCAGGGCACATCGAACCGGCCCTCGCGGTGGGTGAGGCGTTGCGGCGGCTTCGACCGAGCGTCGACGTTCGCGCCGTCGGCACACCGCGCGGGATGGAAAGCCGCATCGTGCCCGAACGCGGGTTCACCCTCGAGCTCGTCGACCCGGTGCCGCTGCCGCGCACGGTCAACATGGACCTGTTCAAGCTTCCTTACCGTCTTGTCAAGGCGATCGCCGGGACCCGCGCACTCCTACGTAAGACCAGGCCTTCAGTGATCATCGGTTTCGGCGGATACGCCTGCGTGCCGGTCTATCTCGCGATGATGCTTACCAGGCGACGCCCCCCGATCGTCGTGCATGAGGCGAACGCGAGCGCAGGGCTCGCAAACAAGCTTGGCGTGCGGGTTGCCGACGCGGTGATGGCTGCGGTACCCGGCTCGGGACTCACCGGCGCCGAGGTCGTGGGCAATCCCGTGCGCGATGCGATCACGGGCCTCGACCGCGCCGGCCTCCGCGCCGCCGCGCGGAGCTTCTTCGGTCTGGGCGAGTCGGGCCCGGTGGTACTCGTGTTCGGCGGTTCGCAGGGCGCGGCGACACTCAACGCGGCCTTCGCGGGGGCCGCCGACGACCTTCGCCGCGCCGGGGTCGGCGTCATCCACGCCACGGGCGAGGGGAAGGAATTCGAACTGGCGGACCTTTCCGGCGACACCTCGGCGGGATACGCGCAGGTGCCGTACATCAAGCGGATGGACTTCGCCTACGCGGCCGCCGACCTCGTCGTCTGCCGTTCCGGCGCGATCACGGTCGCCGAGGTCAGCGCCACGGGGCTGCCGGCCGTGTTCGTTCCGCTGCCCATCGGCAACGGTGAGCAAGCGCTCAATGCAAAGTCCCTCGTCGACTCCGGTGCCGCGCTCCAGGTCGCCGATGCCGACTTCGACGCCGATTACCTGCGCGATACGGTGATTCCGCTGGCTACCGACGAGACCGCGCTCGGCGCGATGACGGCGACCGCGATGAGCTCGGATTCCCGGAGCGCCGCAGACAAGGTCGCCCGCACAGCGCTGGCGCTCATGGATGCCCGCGACTAG
- a CDS encoding cell division protein SepF, translating into MSTLDKVKDFFGMNPDALAAGEEYFEDEYEAGEFHAPGARHALHEDERGISHSRPSGYRAERYGVEYADDIRAGGFEREEADVMAERPRRYRAAAQHEAAFDAPTTRSMAPVRGSVALKPEVEEFEDYDDGLVVRPETVLERPRGYGDGKSVGVHFREDKPVVLDLSLMSNADARRMVDFSAGLVVALDGKMHKLADRERTFFMAPAGLDLTEAEIREEANRAFRR; encoded by the coding sequence ATGAGCACACTTGACAAGGTCAAGGACTTCTTCGGAATGAACCCGGACGCCCTTGCCGCGGGCGAGGAATACTTCGAAGACGAATACGAGGCGGGTGAATTCCACGCCCCTGGCGCACGCCACGCACTGCATGAGGACGAGCGCGGAATCTCGCACTCGCGCCCTTCCGGATACCGTGCCGAACGCTACGGCGTCGAGTACGCAGACGATATTCGCGCCGGCGGTTTCGAGCGCGAAGAGGCCGACGTCATGGCCGAGCGTCCCCGCCGCTACCGCGCGGCCGCACAGCACGAGGCGGCCTTCGATGCGCCGACCACCCGCTCGATGGCCCCCGTCCGTGGCTCTGTTGCGCTCAAGCCCGAGGTCGAGGAGTTCGAGGACTACGACGACGGGCTCGTCGTTCGGCCCGAGACCGTTCTCGAGCGTCCCCGCGGCTACGGCGACGGCAAGAGCGTCGGCGTGCACTTCCGCGAAGACAAGCCGGTCGTTCTCGACCTGTCGCTGATGTCCAACGCGGACGCCCGCCGCATGGTGGACTTCTCCGCCGGGCTCGTCGTCGCCCTCGACGGCAAGATGCACAAGCTAGCCGATCGCGAGCGTACGTTCTTCATGGCGCCCGCAGGGCTCGACCTGACCGAGGCCGAGATCCGTGAGGAAGCCAACCGCGCGTTTCGTCGCTAG
- the murC gene encoding UDP-N-acetylmuramate--L-alanine ligase → MSSSEPEFRTVHLIGIGGAGMSAIARILLGQGVRVSGSDARDGATIAELRELGAHIAIGHDAANLGLSGALPDSVVISKKAIPADNPELAAARERGIELLTRSQVLGRLAASGRSIMVCGTHGKTSTTSMLVSGMLTAGLDPSFAVGGTVLELGTNARGGTDPIFVAEADESDGSLVDYQPDVVILTNAEPDHMDHFSSEAEYFDVFDTFIARISDGGCLVACLDDVGAAERARRAKATGIRVSGYTTDASALPADLAECVGAEISEIEIAGNTTRGTLHMDGGAHRVSVGIAGTHMLLNATAALLSAREVGARSGPFAAGLAGFGGVGRRFEFKGESGGVRVYDDYAHHPTEVRAVLTAARGAIDSEGPERSRLVALFQPHMYSRTKLFAAEFGEALSLADSVIVNEVYGAREQPVPGVDAALVAGHVGVEVTTAADLDELRAKALEILRSGDTCFTIGAGDITTVGPLLLADLAERPRDE, encoded by the coding sequence ATGAGCAGCAGCGAGCCCGAATTCCGCACCGTCCACCTGATCGGCATCGGCGGCGCGGGCATGAGCGCCATCGCTCGCATCCTCCTCGGCCAAGGCGTTCGTGTGAGCGGATCGGATGCGCGTGACGGCGCGACGATAGCGGAACTGCGCGAGCTGGGAGCCCATATCGCCATCGGCCACGACGCCGCGAACCTCGGGCTCTCCGGGGCGCTGCCGGACTCCGTCGTCATCAGTAAGAAGGCGATTCCCGCAGATAACCCGGAACTCGCCGCCGCTCGTGAGCGGGGCATCGAACTTCTGACACGCTCGCAGGTGCTCGGCCGACTCGCCGCTTCGGGCCGCTCGATCATGGTCTGCGGCACCCACGGCAAGACCTCGACCACGTCGATGCTCGTGTCCGGCATGCTCACTGCTGGGCTCGACCCTTCATTCGCCGTCGGTGGAACGGTGCTCGAACTGGGCACCAACGCCCGCGGCGGCACCGACCCGATCTTCGTCGCCGAGGCCGACGAGTCCGACGGCTCTCTGGTCGACTACCAGCCGGACGTCGTCATCCTCACCAACGCCGAGCCCGATCACATGGACCACTTCTCCTCCGAGGCCGAGTATTTCGACGTCTTCGACACCTTTATCGCGCGAATCTCCGACGGCGGGTGCCTCGTAGCATGTCTGGATGACGTCGGAGCCGCCGAGCGCGCACGCCGGGCGAAGGCTACCGGGATCCGCGTCTCCGGGTACACGACTGATGCGTCCGCCCTGCCCGCCGATCTCGCGGAATGCGTGGGGGCGGAGATCTCCGAGATCGAGATCGCCGGGAACACCACCCGCGGCACGCTGCATATGGACGGCGGGGCGCACCGCGTGTCCGTGGGAATCGCGGGCACGCACATGCTGCTCAACGCCACCGCCGCGCTGCTGTCGGCGCGCGAGGTGGGCGCACGCTCCGGGCCGTTCGCGGCCGGGCTCGCCGGGTTCGGGGGAGTCGGCCGTCGTTTCGAATTCAAGGGCGAATCGGGTGGAGTCCGAGTCTACGACGACTACGCCCACCACCCGACCGAGGTGCGCGCGGTGCTCACCGCGGCGCGCGGGGCCATCGATTCCGAGGGGCCGGAGCGCAGCCGGCTCGTCGCGCTGTTCCAGCCCCACATGTACTCGCGGACGAAGTTGTTCGCCGCCGAGTTCGGCGAGGCGCTGTCGCTTGCCGATTCCGTAATAGTCAACGAGGTCTACGGCGCGCGCGAACAGCCCGTTCCGGGCGTTGACGCCGCGCTGGTCGCCGGCCACGTGGGCGTCGAGGTGACGACCGCGGCCGACCTCGATGAGCTTCGCGCGAAGGCGCTCGAGATCCTGCGTTCGGGGGATACCTGTTTCACGATCGGCGCCGGTGACATCACGACCGTAGGCCCGCTCCTGCTGGCCGATCTCGCCGAAAGGCCGCGCGATGAGTGA
- the ftsZ gene encoding cell division protein FtsZ: protein MTEPKNYLAVIKVVGVGGGGVNAVNRMIEDGLKGVEFIAINTDAQALLLSDADVKLDVGRDLTRGLGAGADPEIGRKAAEDHKDEIDDVLQGADMVFVTAGEGGGTGTGAAPVVASIARKQGALTVGVVTRPFSFEGKRRSKQAEEGIEALRGACDTLIVIPNDRLLQLSDPSVSMIDAFKNADEVLLNGVQGITNLITEAGTINTDFADIKGVMSNAGSALMGIGSATGDQRARNAALDAINSPLLETTMEGAKGVLITVAGGSDLSLMETNEAAQLVQEQAHEDANIIFGAVIDDALGDEVRVTVIAAGFEGGARKHVTDPAGRHRAEGEERQSAGPALGESRRPEPEPRPEYRPEPRPSRSGTDDDDIDLPPFMMN, encoded by the coding sequence ATGACTGAACCCAAGAACTACCTCGCCGTTATAAAGGTCGTCGGTGTCGGCGGCGGCGGCGTCAATGCCGTCAACCGGATGATCGAAGACGGTCTCAAGGGCGTCGAGTTCATCGCGATCAACACCGACGCGCAGGCTCTCCTGCTGTCGGACGCCGACGTCAAGCTCGACGTCGGCCGCGATCTCACGCGCGGTCTCGGCGCCGGCGCGGATCCGGAGATCGGTCGAAAGGCCGCCGAGGACCACAAGGACGAGATCGACGACGTCCTCCAGGGCGCGGACATGGTGTTCGTCACCGCCGGAGAGGGCGGCGGCACCGGCACCGGCGCCGCCCCCGTGGTCGCCTCGATCGCGCGCAAGCAAGGCGCGCTCACCGTCGGCGTCGTCACCCGCCCGTTCTCCTTCGAGGGCAAGCGCCGCAGCAAGCAGGCCGAAGAGGGCATCGAGGCGCTCCGTGGTGCGTGCGACACGCTAATCGTGATCCCGAACGACCGTCTCCTGCAGCTGTCGGATCCTTCGGTGTCGATGATCGACGCGTTCAAGAACGCCGATGAGGTTCTCCTCAATGGTGTCCAGGGCATCACCAATCTCATCACCGAGGCCGGCACGATCAACACCGACTTCGCCGACATCAAGGGCGTCATGTCGAACGCCGGCAGCGCGCTCATGGGCATCGGTTCGGCCACGGGCGACCAGCGCGCCCGCAATGCCGCGCTCGACGCGATCAACTCCCCGCTGCTCGAGACGACGATGGAAGGCGCCAAGGGCGTCCTCATCACCGTTGCCGGCGGCTCGGATCTGTCGCTCATGGAGACCAATGAGGCGGCTCAGCTCGTCCAGGAGCAGGCGCACGAGGACGCGAACATCATCTTCGGTGCTGTCATCGATGATGCACTCGGCGACGAGGTCCGCGTCACCGTCATCGCAGCGGGTTTCGAGGGGGGCGCGCGCAAGCACGTCACCGATCCCGCCGGTCGGCACCGCGCCGAGGGCGAGGAGCGTCAGAGTGCGGGGCCGGCGCTCGGCGAGAGCCGTCGCCCCGAACCGGAGCCGCGGCCCGAGTACCGTCCCGAACCGCGCCCGTCGCGGAGCGGAACCGATGACGACGACATCGATCTCCCTCCGTTCATGATGAACTGA
- a CDS encoding YggT family protein, producing MVTLLWLLWWVLQIFWFLLLARIIVEMIQSFSRDWRPSGVMAVIFEILFTITDPPVKALRRLIPPVRLGAVALDLSVIVLFIGIIVLQQIILRGLLPAVM from the coding sequence GTGGTAACTCTACTTTGGCTGTTGTGGTGGGTGCTCCAGATCTTCTGGTTCCTGCTGCTCGCGCGCATCATCGTCGAAATGATCCAGTCCTTCTCGCGGGATTGGCGCCCCAGCGGGGTGATGGCGGTGATCTTCGAGATCCTGTTCACCATCACCGACCCGCCGGTGAAGGCTCTCCGGAGGCTCATCCCTCCGGTTCGCCTCGGCGCGGTCGCACTGGACTTGTCCGTGATCGTCCTGTTCATCGGAATCATCGTTTTGCAGCAGATCATTCTGCGG
- the pgeF gene encoding peptidoglycan editing factor PgeF, protein MNARVRRIITTRRGGASSGKYDSFNLGEHVGDEPAAVRANRRRLAEKLGLDEGDFVWMDQVHGTRVVRVKSAPGGAIPGTDAVVTDQPNLALSVLTADCVPVLAADETAGVIGAAHAGRKGSSDGIVPALIAAMESLGAQPERITVLLGPAASGDFYELPEQMVADTESVLPGSRSTTTGGTPSVDLRKGLTRQLASLGVTDVDTDPRCTIADPELYSYRREGTTGRLASVIVRQG, encoded by the coding sequence ATGAACGCCCGGGTACGAAGAATCATCACCACGCGCCGGGGTGGCGCGTCCTCCGGTAAATACGACTCGTTCAACCTCGGCGAGCACGTCGGGGACGAGCCGGCGGCGGTTCGAGCGAACCGCCGCCGGCTGGCGGAGAAGCTGGGCCTCGACGAGGGCGATTTCGTGTGGATGGACCAGGTGCACGGTACGCGCGTGGTGCGCGTCAAGTCCGCGCCGGGCGGTGCGATTCCCGGCACCGATGCCGTGGTCACCGACCAGCCGAACCTCGCGCTCTCGGTATTGACGGCGGACTGCGTCCCCGTCCTCGCCGCGGATGAGACCGCGGGTGTCATCGGCGCCGCGCACGCCGGTCGCAAGGGGAGTTCCGATGGCATAGTCCCCGCGCTCATCGCGGCGATGGAATCACTCGGCGCCCAGCCGGAGCGCATCACGGTGCTCCTCGGCCCCGCGGCGTCGGGGGACTTCTACGAACTGCCCGAGCAGATGGTCGCCGACACCGAGTCGGTTCTCCCGGGCAGCCGTAGCACCACCACGGGCGGCACCCCGAGCGTAGATCTGCGCAAGGGGTTGACCCGTCAACTCGCCTCCCTCGGCGTCACCGATGTCGACACGGACCCGCGCTGCACCATCGCCGACCCGGAGTTGTACTCGTACCGCCGCGAGGGCACCACCGGTCGTCTCGCGAGCGTCATCGTCCGGCAGGGCTGA
- a CDS encoding YggS family pyridoxal phosphate enzyme, which yields MADSPAAGAASSARSRRAQLRERYDGVRAEIDKARESAGRQDEVRLVVVTKFHPFSDQVHLAQIGAPDLGENRVQEAQSKALAWQELAADGGGAEEALLPGEGVPGRPRLHMIGHIQSKKTGAVAKWADEVHSVDSIKVAEGLSRGRIREIEESGAESLRCLVQLSLDGDEGRGGVSGDEFHRICDRVAELPGLELCGLMVVPPLEGEPARHFEDAAMVRGKLRTCHSAAKEFSAGMSGDLEAAISAGSTCVRVGTSILGPRPIL from the coding sequence ATGGCCGATTCCCCCGCGGCGGGCGCCGCCTCGTCCGCACGTTCGCGCCGCGCTCAGCTCCGCGAGAGGTATGACGGCGTGCGAGCCGAAATCGACAAGGCCCGCGAGTCCGCAGGGCGGCAGGACGAGGTGCGGCTGGTCGTCGTCACCAAGTTCCATCCCTTCTCGGACCAGGTTCACCTCGCGCAGATCGGCGCCCCGGACCTGGGGGAGAACCGGGTACAGGAAGCACAGTCGAAGGCGCTCGCATGGCAGGAACTTGCCGCAGACGGCGGCGGTGCCGAAGAGGCGCTGCTTCCGGGAGAGGGCGTCCCCGGGCGCCCGCGGCTGCACATGATCGGGCATATCCAGTCGAAGAAGACCGGGGCGGTCGCGAAGTGGGCCGACGAGGTACATTCGGTCGACTCGATCAAGGTTGCCGAAGGGCTCTCCCGGGGTCGCATCCGCGAGATCGAAGAATCCGGCGCCGAATCGCTTCGCTGCCTGGTTCAACTGAGTCTCGACGGAGACGAGGGGCGTGGCGGCGTCTCCGGCGACGAATTCCACCGCATCTGCGACCGGGTTGCGGAACTGCCGGGCCTGGAACTCTGCGGCCTGATGGTCGTACCACCACTCGAGGGCGAGCCCGCCCGCCATTTCGAGGATGCGGCCATGGTTCGGGGGAAACTGCGCACGTGTCACTCCGCGGCCAAGGAGTTCTCCGCGGGCATGTCCGGAGACCTCGAAGCGGCAATTTCCGCGGGCTCAACGTGCGTGCGTGTCGGAACGTCGATCTTGGGGCCGAGACCAATACTGTGA